One segment of Hemitrygon akajei chromosome 15, sHemAka1.3, whole genome shotgun sequence DNA contains the following:
- the gprin1 gene encoding uncharacterized protein gprin1 — protein sequence MGTIKDLNSLQFSASDPVEMENRGTPEADVVIASCHLQEEKDGKPASQSNCSVLCSDTCSASNVNDKNTSHPPDISAKCANAEVDKPSEAPGQALDLNKERGQEESSDNSGNNTADISTEVDQNRKANKRSDSADPNVEVPFQGCGEETTGTERDHRSNLQNPSGLAEITKTNADSAVQPAGNMTENDGQIEIENKDLGAVVSLSQSAVSESASQDAEVQVAIQVQSRSIATSPMAPLDNCPVFKIPDVSCREQPVEKPAASPSDTPSVTVPPKKDVEMQVDITVQCKSVATGPMTPLEKTPLPTLPEVSVEATEEEQSEPVREVQWDEKDSQKLKMEGSSC from the exons ATGGGAACCATTAAAGATCTCAACAGTTTGCAGTTTTCAGCTTCAGATCCAGttgagatggagaacaggggTACGCCGGAGGCTGACGTTGTCATTGCCTCCTGTCATCTACAAGAAGAGAAAGATGGGAAACCGGCGTCCCAGTCCAACTGCTCTGTTCTTTGTTCTGACACTTGCTCGGCCAGCAACGTGAACGATAAGAACACCAGCCACCCGCCAGACATCAGCGCTAAATGTGCCAACGCAGAAGTGGATAAGCCCAGCGAAGCGCCTGGGCAGGCGCTAGATTTAAACAAAGAACGGGGGCAGGAAGAATCGAGTGACAACTCCGGCAACAACACTGCGGACATTAGCACAGAAGTAGACCAAAACAGAAAAGCAAACAAAAGGTCTGACAGCGCGGACCCAAATGTCGAGGTCCCCTTTCAGGGTTGTGGCGAGGAGACCACGGGAACGGAAAGAGACCACCGCAGTAACCTCCAAAACCCCTCTGGTCTGGCAGAGATAACGAAAACTAACGCGGACTCTGCCGTTCAGCCTGCTGGGAACATGACAGAAAATGATGGGCAGATCGAGATAGAGAATAAGGACTTGGGGGCGGTTGTAAGCCTTTCACAATCGGCTGTGTCGGAATCGGCGAGCCAAGACGCCGAGGTCCAGGTCGCAATCCAAGTGCAAAGCAGGTCAATTGCCACCAGCCCGATGGCTCCTCTAGATAACTGTCCAGTATTTAAAATCCCTGACGTCAGCTGTAGAGAACAGCCAGTTGAAAAACCAGCCGCTAGCCCATCAGACACGCCATCTGTTACTGTACCACCGAAGAAAGATGTTGAAATGCAAGTGGATATAACTGTGCAGTGCAAATCAGTTGCCACTGGTCCAATGACACCTTTAGAGAAGACGCCATTGCCCACCCTCCCAGAAGTCTCAGTGGAGGCCACGGAAGAAGAGCAGTCAGAGCCAGTGCGCGAAGTCCAGTGGGATGAAAAAG ATTCCCAAAAGCTGAAAATGGAAGGAAGTAGCTGCTGA